The Plectropomus leopardus isolate mb chromosome 7, YSFRI_Pleo_2.0, whole genome shotgun sequence genome window below encodes:
- the si:dkey-11p23.7 gene encoding V-set and Ig domain-containing protein: MDIRRVFRTLSLLLPVVGVALGNGDDGWSTNVQSEVRAIEGYPVVLPCTFSHPQHSQHSSLQVVWRLGHGQGATVLYRCTSRPGAPTCEPGPQQDQRYRLEGNPREHDLSLRISSANLQDSGRYFCRVEVQGREHISFEDKMGTRLRVEAPPKILALSVEGSEQSGYRALCRVQGSPLPDVQWLGPDDLLEGSQVGPLAQGSETHFHTVSQLRDVEPGQQYTCSASNPLGKEQATLYVLVPRAPLYMSGASPPLLLVLSVSLGAKVLLLVGMGVWMVQGGALQGVSCWWK; this comes from the exons ATGGACATCCGACGGGTCTTTAGGACTTTGAGTCTGCTGTTACCTGTTGTTGGAG TTGCCCTCGGCAACGGAGATGACGGCTGGTCCACGAACGTGCAGTCGGAGGTCCGAGCCATCGAGGGCTACCCGGTGGTCCTGCCCTGCACCTTCAGCCACCCGCAGCACTCCCAGCATTCCTCCCTGCAGGTGGTGTGGCGTCTCGGCCACGGTCAGGGCGCCACCGTCCTGTACCGCTGCACCAGCCGACCCGGGGCCCCCACCTGTGAGCCGGGGCCCCAGCAGGACCAGCGCTACCGGCTGGAGGGCAACCCGAGGGAGCACGACCTGTCGCTGCGGATCAGCAGCGCCAACCTGCAGGACAGCGGGCGCTACTTCTGCAGGGTGGAGGTTCAGGGACGGGAACACATCAGCTTCGAGGACAAGATGGGGACCAGACTGAGAGTGGAGG cgcCTCCAAAGATCCTGGCTCTGTCGGTGGAGGGCAGTGAGCAGTCCGGGTACAGGGCCCTGTGTCGGGTCCAGGGATCCCCGTTGCCGGACGTCCAGTGGCTCGGCCCGGACGACCTGCTGGAGGGCTCCCAGGTCGGCCCGCTGGCTCAGGGCTCGGAGACTCACTTTCACACCGTCAGCCAGCTGAGGGACGTGGAGCCGGGCCAGCAGTACACCTGCAGCGCCTCCAACCCGCTGGGCAAAGAACAGGCCACCCTGTACGTCCTGGTCCCCCGGGCCCCGCTGTACATGAGCGGGGCCTCGCCTCCTCTCCTGCTGGTTCTGTCGGTGTCTCTGGGGGCAAAGGTCCTCCTGCTGGTGGGGATGGGGGTCTGGATGGTGCAGGGAGGAGCTCTGCAGGGAGTCAGCTGCTGGTGGAAATAA